Proteins co-encoded in one Chlorogloeopsis sp. ULAP01 genomic window:
- the ligA gene encoding NAD-dependent DNA ligase LigA, with the protein MEAIALEVKQRIQELRQLLQKASYAYYVLDSPIMEDTVYDRLYRELQDLETKYPELVTPDSPTQRVGEKPATQFTSVRHNIPLYSLENAFSVDELRTWDQRWRRQVPAQTEAEYVCELKIDGNALALTYENGVLTRGATRGDGVMGEDITQNVRTIRSIPLRLNLEGLKNFERVEVRGEAFLPLDVFKQINEERQKAGESAFANPRNAAAGTLRQLDSRIVAQRRLDFFTYTLHIPGMDDASIANTQWEALELLQKMGFKVNPNQRLCSSVEEVAQYYQYWDTERLNLPYMTDGVVVKINSFKLQEQLGFTQKFPRWAVALKYAAEEAPTRVENIAVNVGRTGALTPLAEMRPVQLAGTTVSRATLHNADRIAQLDIRIGDTVIVRKAGEIIPEVVRVLTELRPPETKPFIMPSHCPVCGQPVVREMGEAVTRCVNASCAAILKGAIEHWVSRDALDIRGIGEKLVHQLVDKGLVHSVADLYDLSAEQLCDLERMGKKSAEKLVDVIAQSKSQTWARVLYGLGIRHVGSVTAQTLTEKFKSVEQLKAARISDIEGIYGIGAEIAESVYQWFHIDANLTLIERLQVAGLQFANKEDDAKVKNGNQKLAGKIFVITGTLPTLKRDEAKALIQKAGGKVTDSVSKKTDYLVVGEDAGSKLEKAQTLGVEQLSEAQFLEILEG; encoded by the coding sequence GTGGAAGCAATCGCATTGGAAGTCAAACAGCGAATCCAGGAACTCAGACAACTATTGCAGAAGGCAAGCTACGCCTACTATGTCCTTGATTCTCCAATTATGGAGGACACTGTTTACGATCGCCTGTATCGAGAATTGCAAGATCTGGAAACCAAGTATCCAGAATTGGTGACACCGGATAGCCCTACTCAACGAGTGGGCGAAAAACCAGCAACACAGTTTACTTCGGTGCGCCACAATATCCCACTCTACAGTTTAGAAAATGCCTTTAGTGTTGATGAATTACGGACTTGGGATCAACGCTGGCGGCGACAAGTACCTGCTCAAACAGAGGCAGAATATGTCTGCGAACTGAAAATTGATGGCAATGCCCTGGCTTTAACTTACGAAAATGGCGTTTTAACCAGAGGTGCAACCAGGGGTGACGGGGTGATGGGTGAAGATATCACTCAGAATGTGCGGACAATTCGTTCCATTCCTTTACGGTTAAATTTAGAAGGGCTAAAAAATTTTGAACGGGTAGAAGTGCGGGGCGAAGCATTTTTACCTCTGGATGTGTTTAAACAAATTAACGAAGAAAGACAAAAAGCGGGAGAATCTGCCTTTGCCAATCCTCGCAATGCTGCTGCTGGCACACTCAGACAGTTAGACTCTCGGATTGTGGCACAAAGAAGACTAGATTTTTTTACCTATACGTTGCACATTCCCGGTATGGATGATGCAAGTATCGCCAATACCCAGTGGGAAGCTCTAGAGTTGTTACAAAAGATGGGTTTTAAGGTTAATCCTAACCAGCGTTTGTGTTCTTCTGTAGAAGAAGTTGCCCAATATTACCAATACTGGGATACAGAGCGGCTGAATTTACCCTACATGACTGATGGGGTTGTAGTGAAGATAAATTCCTTTAAGCTCCAAGAACAGTTGGGATTTACACAGAAGTTTCCCCGTTGGGCAGTGGCGCTAAAATATGCTGCGGAAGAAGCACCCACCCGCGTAGAAAATATTGCAGTGAATGTGGGAAGAACAGGAGCGCTTACCCCTCTAGCAGAAATGCGCCCCGTGCAACTGGCAGGAACAACCGTTTCCCGCGCTACTTTACACAATGCCGATCGCATTGCTCAGTTAGATATCCGCATTGGTGATACAGTTATTGTTCGTAAAGCTGGGGAAATTATCCCAGAAGTCGTGCGCGTACTTACAGAGTTGCGCCCCCCAGAGACAAAACCCTTTATCATGCCCAGCCATTGCCCCGTGTGCGGGCAACCTGTAGTGCGGGAGATGGGTGAAGCGGTAACTCGCTGTGTCAATGCTTCCTGTGCTGCTATTCTCAAGGGAGCAATTGAACATTGGGTGAGCCGTGATGCTTTGGATATTCGCGGTATTGGCGAAAAATTAGTGCATCAGCTTGTGGATAAAGGTTTAGTGCATTCCGTTGCCGATTTGTATGATTTGAGTGCCGAACAATTGTGTGACTTGGAACGAATGGGCAAAAAGTCGGCAGAAAAATTGGTGGATGTGATCGCTCAATCAAAAAGTCAAACTTGGGCAAGGGTATTGTATGGTTTAGGCATCCGTCATGTTGGTAGTGTTACTGCTCAAACATTGACAGAAAAGTTTAAAAGTGTCGAACAATTAAAGGCAGCACGAATTTCTGATATTGAAGGTATTTACGGTATTGGTGCCGAAATAGCCGAGTCTGTCTATCAGTGGTTCCACATTGATGCAAATCTAACTTTGATTGAACGCTTGCAAGTCGCTGGATTGCAATTTGCCAATAAAGAAGACGATGCAAAAGTGAAGAATGGTAATCAAAAATTAGCTGGTAAAATTTTTGTAATTACAGGTACTTTGCCAACTTTAAAAAGAGATGAAGCAAAAGCATTAATTCAAAAAGCTGGTGGGAAAGTTACTGATTCTGTCAGTAAAAAAACAGATTATTTAGTTGTAGGGGAAGATGCAGGCTCTAAGTTAGAGAAAGCTCAAACTTTGGGAGTTGAGCAGTTGAGTGAAGCTCAATTTTTGGAGATTTTGGAGGGATAA
- a CDS encoding alpha/beta hydrolase: MNSFFGKWTSILKKSWVLLVLSMLLPTFGLSYSALTAQRIYASYSVLEYSIPVADLEKFAKHGVVDEELAFYLQFLKPKQIQELRQALITPIKVHPVAVSQFLYTPLGEFLLHRLTEAIKTKSRKPKAGFAALRSALILAAKEPDGLTLMNLVRKYPSSSIQIDLARTLNIVTEVGKMLAQTNRAVAAVSEQEAKEAATIPSLSNLSHLPDLTAQGRFELTKQTLKFFDPARTRLLVTDIYLPNILTKIPVILISHGLGTDSSNFQYLATHLASHGFAVIVPNHSGSDTEQLRSLSDAKAADVAMSAEIYQQPLDVKYILNQLQADSRFNNRLNLQQVGVFGQSLGAHTALTLAGAKINFEQLKRDCNQKVLKQTWNLSLLLQCRALAIRDRNGEEHNLYDERVKAVIAVNPITSSIFGEAGLRQIQAPVMIVASSDDAIAPAAYEQILPFSWIANSQKYLVLLRGGTHFSVIGEGKASTEQATFPLGLVGDNPQQAHRYINALSLPFFKNYVAGIPKYSPYLNATYAKSISNQAMGLSLIQSLTFDGK; this comes from the coding sequence ATGAACAGCTTTTTTGGTAAGTGGACTAGTATCCTAAAAAAAAGTTGGGTATTGCTAGTTCTCTCAATGCTGCTGCCAACTTTTGGATTAAGTTATTCAGCCCTGACAGCACAGCGCATTTATGCATCTTACTCTGTCTTAGAATATTCTATTCCTGTGGCAGATTTGGAAAAATTCGCCAAACATGGTGTAGTTGACGAGGAGTTGGCCTTTTATTTACAGTTTCTCAAGCCCAAACAGATTCAGGAATTACGGCAGGCATTAATTACTCCAATTAAAGTTCATCCGGTAGCGGTTTCGCAATTTCTTTACACGCCGCTCGGAGAATTTTTACTACACAGATTGACAGAAGCAATCAAAACCAAATCTCGTAAACCAAAAGCAGGATTTGCAGCTTTACGGTCAGCGTTAATCTTAGCAGCCAAGGAGCCAGATGGCTTAACGCTCATGAATTTAGTGCGTAAGTATCCTAGTTCCAGCATTCAAATTGATTTAGCGCGCACTCTCAATATAGTAACGGAAGTGGGAAAAATGCTCGCTCAAACCAATCGGGCTGTTGCAGCAGTTTCCGAACAGGAAGCAAAAGAAGCCGCTACAATTCCATCATTATCTAATCTCTCCCACTTACCTGATTTAACAGCTCAGGGAAGATTTGAATTGACAAAACAGACACTAAAGTTTTTCGATCCAGCACGCACAAGACTGCTAGTGACTGATATTTATCTTCCCAACATCCTGACTAAAATACCTGTCATCCTGATTTCTCACGGTTTGGGTACAGACAGCAGTAACTTTCAATATTTAGCTACTCACCTAGCTTCTCACGGTTTTGCCGTTATTGTTCCCAACCACTCAGGTAGCGACACTGAACAATTGCGATCGCTCTCAGATGCCAAAGCTGCTGATGTAGCAATGTCCGCAGAAATTTACCAGCAGCCTCTGGATGTGAAATACATATTAAATCAGTTGCAAGCTGATTCTCGGTTTAACAATCGGCTAAACTTACAACAGGTTGGGGTATTTGGTCAATCTTTAGGCGCTCATACAGCTTTAACCTTAGCTGGTGCAAAAATTAACTTTGAGCAATTAAAAAGAGATTGTAATCAAAAGGTACTCAAACAAACTTGGAATCTGTCGTTGCTACTTCAATGTCGCGCCTTAGCAATACGCGATCGCAACGGCGAAGAACATAACCTGTACGATGAGCGAGTCAAAGCCGTAATTGCAGTTAATCCTATTACTAGCAGTATTTTTGGTGAAGCAGGCTTACGTCAAATTCAAGCTCCAGTCATGATTGTCGCCAGCAGCGATGATGCGATCGCGCCTGCTGCTTACGAACAAATTTTGCCTTTCTCCTGGATTGCCAATTCACAAAAATATCTTGTTCTACTTAGAGGTGGAACACATTTTTCCGTCATTGGTGAGGGTAAAGCAAGCACTGAGCAAGCGACATTTCCTCTAGGTTTGGTTGGAGACAATCCCCAGCAGGCACATCGCTACATAAATGCTTTAAGCTTGCCTTTCTTTAAAAATTATGTGGCTGGAATACCAAAATATTCTCCCTATCTAAATGCCACCTACGCTAAATCTATTTCTAACCAAGCTATGGGTTTGAGCTTGATTCAATCTTTGACGTTTGATGGAAAGTAG
- a CDS encoding DUF1963 domain-containing protein: MHLKVKEQFKQKLSGVKRLAFKPIIQPGDGSLTASKFAGKPWLNADEKWPVCPNCNQPMQFFLQINLDELPQNAKNIFGTGILQLFYCTNVIEIKHDTGLFGTTIEECEKLKEYATKNLPLPQGIAGTVVDWEGDIGKIKFVVYKDCVSDYDGWSPFSQCQLARIVQPNQPPAAYEIPELEDLFPAKLIVDWKEVDDYPNWLEIDDFKIPLDEDEEDILDDILMEELHQGGDKLAGWPDWVQYPEYPKCPTCNQPMNQLVFQIQSNDNIPYTWGDRGVGYILQCPQHKEEVAFLWQCT, translated from the coding sequence ATGCATTTGAAAGTAAAAGAGCAGTTCAAACAAAAGTTAAGCGGTGTTAAACGTTTGGCATTCAAGCCAATAATTCAACCAGGAGATGGAAGTTTAACTGCATCAAAATTCGCCGGAAAACCGTGGCTGAATGCAGATGAAAAATGGCCTGTTTGCCCAAACTGTAATCAGCCTATGCAGTTTTTTCTGCAAATCAATCTTGACGAACTTCCTCAAAATGCAAAAAATATCTTTGGAACTGGAATTTTACAATTATTTTATTGTACTAATGTAATTGAAATTAAGCATGATACAGGATTGTTTGGCACAACAATTGAAGAATGTGAAAAATTAAAGGAATATGCAACCAAAAATCTGCCACTACCACAGGGAATTGCAGGCACTGTAGTAGATTGGGAAGGAGATATCGGAAAAATCAAATTTGTCGTCTATAAAGATTGTGTTTCTGACTATGACGGTTGGTCTCCATTTTCCCAGTGTCAATTGGCTAGAATTGTACAGCCAAATCAGCCACCAGCAGCATATGAAATACCAGAATTAGAAGATTTATTTCCCGCTAAATTAATTGTTGATTGGAAAGAGGTAGATGACTATCCCAATTGGTTGGAAATAGATGATTTTAAAATTCCATTAGATGAGGATGAAGAGGACATATTAGATGATATTTTAATGGAAGAATTGCATCAAGGTGGAGATAAATTAGCAGGTTGGCCTGATTGGGTTCAATATCCTGAATATCCAAAGTGTCCTACTTGTAATCAACCAATGAATCAATTGGTATTTCAGATCCAATCAAATGATAATATACCCTATACATGGGGCGATAGAGGAGTAGGCTATATTCTTCAATGCCCACAACATAAAGAAGAAGTTGCTTTTTTGTGGCAATGCACTTAA
- a CDS encoding GNAT family N-acetyltransferase, with the protein MTLEFEYSILANSEDVKRFGKILEQCFIGTPEDENIYINKIGVENFRVLHRQGQVVGGLAHLPMAQWWGNQKVPMTGIAAVGVAPEYRGTGAAITLMRQTVQELYAKDVPISVLFPATQRLYRKAGYEQGGAFCSWEITAKSIQSTEQPLPVVAVPFELELFNDIYQQQAKLNNGNLDRYKAIWQRIIEPDEKEATYIYAIASADAPQGYIIFSQHSAENDTILRVKDWVILTADAARTFWSFMSNHRSQIDKVRWRGSTIDALTLLLPEQTAKIRSTNYWMLRVLNVVKALEKRGYSPGVEAELHLEIQDDLLAQNNGKYILSVANGRGEVTSGGKGELQIDIRRLAPLYTGLFTPVQLQLAGKLDATETALFAATQIFTGASPWMPDFF; encoded by the coding sequence ATGACGCTTGAATTTGAATACAGCATACTTGCCAATTCAGAAGATGTGAAACGGTTCGGGAAAATCCTCGAACAGTGTTTTATTGGCACACCAGAAGATGAGAATATCTATATCAACAAAATAGGTGTGGAAAATTTCCGTGTTCTTCATCGACAAGGGCAAGTTGTTGGCGGGTTGGCTCATCTTCCTATGGCTCAGTGGTGGGGTAATCAGAAAGTACCGATGACAGGAATTGCCGCAGTTGGTGTTGCTCCAGAATATCGCGGTACAGGGGCAGCTATTACCTTGATGCGGCAGACAGTTCAAGAACTTTATGCCAAGGATGTACCAATCTCCGTGCTTTTTCCAGCCACACAACGCCTATACCGCAAAGCAGGATATGAGCAAGGAGGTGCTTTTTGTAGTTGGGAAATTACTGCTAAGAGTATTCAATCAACAGAGCAGCCACTTCCTGTTGTAGCTGTTCCGTTTGAGCTTGAGTTATTTAATGATATTTATCAACAACAAGCAAAACTCAACAACGGAAACCTAGACAGATATAAAGCTATTTGGCAGAGAATCATCGAGCCAGACGAGAAGGAAGCAACCTACATTTATGCGATCGCTTCGGCAGATGCTCCTCAAGGCTATATTATCTTCAGTCAACATAGTGCAGAAAATGACACAATCTTGAGAGTCAAAGATTGGGTAATTCTCACAGCTGATGCAGCACGAACTTTCTGGAGTTTTATGTCCAATCATCGATCACAAATTGATAAGGTGCGCTGGAGAGGATCTACAATTGATGCCTTAACATTGTTATTACCAGAGCAAACAGCCAAAATTAGATCTACAAATTACTGGATGTTGCGCGTGCTCAATGTAGTCAAGGCATTAGAAAAGCGGGGTTATTCACCAGGTGTTGAAGCCGAACTGCACTTAGAAATTCAAGATGACTTGTTAGCACAAAACAATGGTAAGTATATCCTTTCTGTTGCCAATGGACGTGGTGAAGTCACAAGCGGTGGTAAGGGTGAGTTGCAAATAGACATTAGAAGATTAGCGCCTCTATATACAGGCTTGTTTACACCAGTGCAGTTACAGCTAGCAGGAAAACTAGATGCGACAGAAACAGCACTGTTTGCAGCCACGCAAATATTTACAGGTGCATCTCCTTGGATGCCAGATTTCTTTTAA
- a CDS encoding glutaminase, with protein sequence MRKLETLTTTELSTWIQQAKLQAYQGQVTERIPQLAVANSDWFAVSICCASGESFSAGDRACLFPLMSAIKPFSLLYLLEHLGAKTVLDWVGVAPSLLRFNSLEQLLADDRRPRNPMINSGAITLADKLPGDNARDRTQRLCDWLNQLAGCQLKLDEVMLASVRSAPSQINQAITENLAQARYVKNPKIALDTYEQICCLSGRVEDLALLGKLLACESKLIAPQHRRIVNALMFTCGMYEASFQYALEIGLPMKSGISGTLLAVVPHQGGVSCYSPPLDNTGNSPGAIAFVKALSSGLGLSIFGG encoded by the coding sequence TTGAGAAAACTAGAAACACTCACCACCACCGAGTTATCAACTTGGATACAACAAGCCAAATTGCAAGCATATCAAGGACAAGTGACTGAACGCATTCCTCAGTTGGCTGTAGCTAATTCTGATTGGTTTGCTGTTTCCATTTGCTGTGCATCGGGGGAAAGTTTCTCAGCAGGGGATAGGGCTTGCTTATTTCCACTGATGAGTGCAATTAAGCCGTTTTCGCTACTGTACTTGTTAGAGCATTTGGGAGCAAAGACGGTTTTGGATTGGGTTGGAGTTGCACCATCGCTTTTAAGATTTAATTCTCTTGAACAGCTACTTGCTGATGACAGACGCCCCCGCAATCCAATGATTAATAGTGGTGCAATTACTCTCGCTGATAAATTACCTGGAGATAATGCCCGCGATCGCACTCAGCGTTTATGCGATTGGCTAAATCAACTGGCAGGTTGTCAACTCAAGTTAGATGAGGTGATGCTTGCTTCTGTACGTTCAGCACCTTCTCAAATTAATCAAGCAATTACCGAAAATCTTGCCCAAGCTAGGTATGTGAAAAATCCAAAAATAGCTCTTGATACTTACGAGCAAATCTGCTGTTTATCTGGGAGAGTTGAGGATTTAGCGCTGCTAGGAAAGCTTTTGGCGTGTGAAAGTAAATTGATTGCACCACAGCACCGCCGCATCGTCAATGCACTCATGTTTACCTGCGGGATGTATGAAGCTTCTTTCCAATATGCTCTAGAGATTGGGCTACCGATGAAATCAGGTATCAGTGGAACACTTTTAGCTGTAGTACCTCATCAAGGAGGAGTCTCTTGCTACAGCCCTCCCTTGGATAATACAGGTAATTCTCCAGGAGCGATCGCTTTTGTTAAGGCTTTATCTAGCGGTTTGGGATTAAGTATTTTTGGGGGCTAG
- a CDS encoding vWA domain-containing protein — MNTNIEVVFSFDTTGSMYPCLTQVRRKIKETVTRLIGEIPHIKIGIIAHGDYCDQGSTYVIKNFDLSSDVDAICDFVQNVEPTGGGDAPECYELVLHEAQDLNWSDAASKSLVLIGDDIPHPPAHNPKKLNWREEIDKLAKQGIMVYGVQALNRSHATPFYKELAEKSGGFHINLDQFSYITDLFLAVCYQQSSDEQLQAYEQEVINQGRMSRGLNQIFNSMMKREGTSYYEAADLRAVSPGRFQVLEVDKDISIKVFVLENGLNFKVGRGFYEFTKTETIQGYKEIILMERTTGDLFEGEAAREMLGLPVGGTVRIKPSNLEKYAVFVQSTSANRKLMGKTRFLYEVEDWHR, encoded by the coding sequence ATGAACACCAACATTGAAGTAGTTTTCAGCTTTGATACTACTGGCAGTATGTATCCTTGCCTAACTCAAGTAAGAAGAAAAATCAAAGAAACAGTGACACGACTGATAGGCGAAATTCCCCATATAAAAATTGGGATCATAGCTCACGGAGATTATTGCGATCAAGGCTCTACTTATGTAATTAAAAACTTTGACCTTTCTAGTGATGTAGATGCCATTTGCGATTTTGTCCAAAATGTAGAACCAACTGGTGGTGGTGATGCACCAGAATGTTACGAACTAGTATTACATGAAGCACAAGATTTAAATTGGTCAGATGCAGCCTCAAAATCACTGGTTTTAATTGGAGATGATATTCCTCATCCACCAGCGCATAATCCCAAAAAATTGAATTGGCGGGAGGAGATTGATAAGTTAGCCAAGCAAGGAATTATGGTTTATGGAGTACAAGCTCTTAACCGTTCCCACGCCACTCCTTTTTATAAAGAACTAGCTGAAAAATCAGGTGGTTTTCATATTAATCTTGACCAATTTTCTTACATTACTGACTTATTTTTAGCAGTTTGCTATCAACAATCTTCTGATGAACAACTACAAGCCTACGAACAAGAAGTAATTAATCAAGGGCGTATGAGTCGTGGATTAAATCAGATATTTAATTCCATGATGAAGCGAGAGGGGACATCTTATTACGAAGCAGCAGATTTACGAGCAGTTTCTCCAGGGCGTTTTCAAGTTTTAGAAGTTGACAAAGATATTTCAATTAAAGTTTTTGTTTTAGAAAATGGTTTAAATTTTAAAGTCGGGCGCGGTTTCTATGAATTCACGAAAACTGAAACTATCCAAGGTTATAAAGAAATAATTTTAATGGAGAGGACGACGGGTGATTTATTTGAAGGGGAAGCAGCGCGAGAAATGTTAGGGCTACCTGTTGGAGGAACAGTTCGGATCAAACCCAGCAACCTGGAAAAATATGCTGTTTTTGTCCAAAGCACCTCTGCTAATCGCAAATTGATGGGCAAAACACGTTTCCTCTATGAAGTAGAGGACTGGCATCGGTAA
- the truB gene encoding tRNA pseudouridine(55) synthase TruB, with product MLGFLNLNKPFDWTSHDCVAKTRKLLQLKRVGHAGTLDPAATGVLPIAVGKATRLLQYLPTDKAYKATIKLGVRTTTDDLQGEIITQQPVTNLSLETVKLALRQFEGKIEQIPPSYSAIQVQGKRLYELARKGKTVEVPVRTVEVFKIEILDWREGEFPEVDVAIACGTGTYIRAIARDLGTVLNTGGTLAALQRTASSGFFLADSLTFTDLEAQLQTGTFQLLPPDVALGHLQSTHLNPTDALKWCQGQRIAAQENSDYEILRVYAEDGRFLGIGQSQDDLLIPLLVLEAIS from the coding sequence GTGCTAGGCTTTCTTAATCTCAACAAACCATTTGACTGGACTTCTCACGACTGTGTGGCGAAGACAAGAAAACTTTTACAATTAAAGCGAGTAGGACACGCTGGCACTTTAGATCCAGCTGCTACCGGAGTTTTGCCGATCGCAGTTGGCAAAGCAACTCGCCTTTTACAATATCTTCCCACAGACAAAGCATACAAAGCCACTATCAAGCTGGGTGTGCGTACCACAACCGATGATTTACAAGGAGAAATCATCACCCAACAACCAGTCACAAACTTGAGTTTAGAAACAGTTAAACTCGCACTGCGACAATTTGAAGGGAAAATAGAGCAAATCCCACCCAGTTACAGCGCTATTCAAGTACAAGGAAAACGCCTGTATGAGTTGGCACGCAAAGGCAAAACGGTAGAAGTACCAGTGCGAACGGTGGAAGTATTCAAAATAGAAATTTTAGACTGGCGAGAGGGAGAATTTCCTGAAGTTGATGTAGCGATCGCCTGCGGTACAGGAACTTATATCCGAGCGATCGCTCGCGATTTGGGTACAGTCTTAAACACTGGTGGTACCCTAGCTGCTTTGCAACGTACTGCTAGCAGTGGCTTCTTCCTCGCAGATAGCCTCACTTTTACTGACTTAGAAGCACAACTGCAAACCGGAACTTTTCAACTTCTTCCCCCCGATGTAGCTTTAGGGCATTTGCAATCTACTCATTTAAATCCAACAGATGCACTAAAATGGTGTCAAGGTCAGAGAATAGCTGCTCAAGAAAATTCTGATTATGAAATATTGCGAGTGTATGCTGAAGACGGGCGCTTTTTAGGTATTGGACAATCACAAGATGACTTATTGATTCCTCTACTTGTATTGGAAGCGATTTCATAA
- a CDS encoding DMT family transporter: protein MTKIHQTSGRWRLGLALSILTVLLWGILPIALTVTLQVLDVYTLTWFRFFISFVLLAIYLGWRGKLPTLVQLRLTSWKLLVIATVFLASNYILYLQGLALTSPSNAQVIIQLAPFLMGLGGLVIFRERYTLSQWIGVTILIAGFILFFHDQLFQSLIKVSQYTNLPMTNTSIQVSKFFISHNKTIIFNASKQYLLGSSLIVLAAVTWAIYALAQKQLLQSLSSTSIMLIIYGGCTLCFSLLAKPQIIFTLDLFHWGMLIFCGLNTLIAYGAFAEALEHWEASRVSAVLASTPIVTFLSVWIVSVISPNLINSEQTTFVGIIGAFLVVAGSIAIALRRKTK, encoded by the coding sequence ATGACTAAAATACATCAAACTTCTGGGCGCTGGCGTTTGGGATTAGCGCTATCAATATTAACTGTTTTATTGTGGGGAATTCTACCAATAGCACTAACGGTAACATTACAAGTACTAGATGTATATACCCTTACTTGGTTCCGCTTTTTTATTTCCTTCGTTTTGCTCGCAATTTATTTAGGTTGGCGAGGAAAATTGCCAACATTGGTACAATTGCGTTTAACTTCTTGGAAGTTGTTAGTTATTGCAACCGTCTTCTTGGCGAGCAATTATATTCTCTATCTCCAAGGATTAGCGCTCACTTCACCCTCCAATGCTCAAGTAATTATTCAATTAGCACCTTTCTTGATGGGTTTGGGAGGTTTAGTAATTTTCCGGGAACGTTACACATTGAGTCAGTGGATTGGTGTAACTATTTTAATTGCTGGTTTTATTCTCTTTTTTCACGACCAACTATTTCAGTCTTTAATCAAAGTTTCCCAATATACTAATTTGCCTATGACAAATACGTCTATACAAGTAAGTAAATTTTTTATATCTCATAACAAAACTATTATTTTTAATGCATCCAAACAATATTTGCTAGGTAGTAGTTTAATTGTATTAGCAGCAGTAACATGGGCAATTTATGCCTTAGCGCAAAAACAGTTATTACAATCTTTATCTTCTACCAGTATCATGCTGATAATTTACGGAGGATGTACTTTATGTTTCTCTTTATTAGCTAAACCACAAATAATTTTTACACTTGATTTGTTTCACTGGGGAATGTTAATTTTTTGTGGTTTAAATACTTTAATTGCTTATGGTGCTTTTGCTGAAGCATTAGAACATTGGGAGGCATCGCGAGTTAGCGCAGTATTAGCTTCGACTCCGATTGTTACCTTCTTATCAGTTTGGATTGTATCAGTTATATCACCTAATTTAATTAATTCTGAGCAAACCACATTTGTAGGAATAATCGGAGCATTTTTAGTTGTAGCTGGTTCGATAGCGATCGCCTTGAGAAGAAAAACTAAATAA